TCATGGGGAGTTGGCACCGCGACGGCCGCGCTGAGGGCTTGCAACCATGAACGACCCCGCCACTATGCACACCCTCTACCGGCTGGCCGATTACCCCGTGCTGGCCTCGTTGGCTCAAGGTGGCACCAAGGCAAGCAAGCTGGACGGCAGAGCTTGCCGGTACATCTACGAGGCGGCACTGCCCCGGATTGACTGGCAAGCCGTGTCGGCGAGCGAACGGGCCTTCATGCACTCGCTGGGGATCGAGGTGAAGCCGTGATTCTCTTCGTGGACTTCGACGGCGTGTTGCACCCGGCGCGGGCCGTTATGGGACAGCATGGCCCGGAGCTGGCCGGGGACGGTTCGCTCTTCATGTGGGCCGAACCACTGGCCGAGCTGCTGGCCGAGCGCCCGCACGTCCAGATCGTGCTTTCTACGAGCTGGGCGCGTCACCTGCCCTTTGAGCAGGTGCGCGACTTTCTGCCTGTGTCGCTGCGCCGCCGTGTCGTGGGTTCGACGTGGCACAGCATCCAGACCGATCCCGTTTTCTCGCACGGACTCCCGTATTCGTATTGGCAGGACGCAACCCGCTACCAACAGGTGCGCCGCTGGGTCACGCTGCACCGGCTGCGCCGCTGGGCAGCTATCGACGACGACGCGGACGGCTGGGACGATGCTGACCGCACGCGCTTGGTTCACACGCGGGCCGACAGCGGCCTTTCTGACCCGGCCGCGATGTCGCGCTTGGCCGAGCTGCTGCGAGGTCAGCCATGACGGCCGCCGAGCTGCTGGCCAACGTGCCCGTGTTGGTCATCGACCTTGAGGCCACCTGCGACGAAGGCGATGGCCTCCCTGCAATTGACATGGAGATCATCGAGATCGGCGCGGTGTGGGCCACGGCTGAGGGCACCGTGCTCGACACGTTTCAGGCGCTGGTGCGCCCCGTGGTACGCCCTCAGCTCACTCCGTTTTGTCGGCAGCTCACCAACATCCAGCAAGCCGACGTGGACGGTGCCGAGTTGTTCCCAGTGGTCGCGGCACGGCTGGCCAGCTTCGCGCAACGCCATCAGGCTCCGGGCGCAACTTGGGGCAGTTGGGGCCAGTTCGACGCCAAGCAGCTTGCGCGTGACTGCGAGCGACACGGCATCGACAGCCCGCTCGCAGCGTTCGAGCATATCAACCTCAAGCGCCGA
This DNA window, taken from Brachymonas denitrificans, encodes the following:
- a CDS encoding HAD domain-containing protein; this encodes MILFVDFDGVLHPARAVMGQHGPELAGDGSLFMWAEPLAELLAERPHVQIVLSTSWARHLPFEQVRDFLPVSLRRRVVGSTWHSIQTDPVFSHGLPYSYWQDATRYQQVRRWVTLHRLRRWAAIDDDADGWDDADRTRLVHTRADSGLSDPAAMSRLAELLRGQP
- a CDS encoding 3'-5' exonuclease; translated protein: MTAAELLANVPVLVIDLEATCDEGDGLPAIDMEIIEIGAVWATAEGTVLDTFQALVRPVVRPQLTPFCRQLTNIQQADVDGAELFPVVAARLASFAQRHQAPGATWGSWGQFDAKQLARDCERHGIDSPLAAFEHINLKRRFAKARKIKEVGMARALQMVGLPLDGAHHRGLDDARNIAKLLPRSI